One window of Leopardus geoffroyi isolate Oge1 chromosome B3, O.geoffroyi_Oge1_pat1.0, whole genome shotgun sequence genomic DNA carries:
- the CMTM5 gene encoding CKLF-like MARVEL transmembrane domain-containing protein 5 isoform X3: MLSARDRRDRPPEEGAAAVLQGFAVDKTFLSSLKGILLETELALTFIIFICFTASISAYMAAALLEFFITLAFLFLYATQYYQRFDRLNWPCLVFGIILVSVFAYDAFKIYRTEMAPRTTQDDQQ; encoded by the exons ATGCTCAGTGCTCGGGATCGCCGGGACCGGCCCCCCGAAGAGGGGGCAGCTGCAGTGCTCCAGGGCTTCGCCGTGGATAAgaccttcctctcctccctcaaagGCATCTTGCTGGAAACTGAGCTG GCCCTGACCTTCATCATCTTCATCTGCTTCACGGCCTCCATCTCCGCCTACATGGCTGCAGCACTACTCGAGTTCTTCATCACGCTCGCTTTCCTCTTCCTCTACGCCACCCAGTACTATCAGCGCTTCGATCGGCTGAACTGGCCCTGTCTG GTTTTTGGCATCATCCTGGTTTCCGTCTTTGCCTATGATGCCTTCAAGATCTACCGGACTGAGATGGCACCCAGGACCACCCAGG ATGACCAGCAGTGA
- the CMTM5 gene encoding CKLF-like MARVEL transmembrane domain-containing protein 5 isoform X1 has translation MLSARDRRDRPPEEGAAAVLQGFAVDKTFLSSLKGILLETELALTFIIFICFTASISAYMAAALLEFFITLAFLFLYATQYYQRFDRLNWPCLDFLRCVSAIIIFLVVSFAAVTSRDGAAIAAFVFGIILVSVFAYDAFKIYRTEMAPRTTQDDQQ, from the exons ATGCTCAGTGCTCGGGATCGCCGGGACCGGCCCCCCGAAGAGGGGGCAGCTGCAGTGCTCCAGGGCTTCGCCGTGGATAAgaccttcctctcctccctcaaagGCATCTTGCTGGAAACTGAGCTG GCCCTGACCTTCATCATCTTCATCTGCTTCACGGCCTCCATCTCCGCCTACATGGCTGCAGCACTACTCGAGTTCTTCATCACGCTCGCTTTCCTCTTCCTCTACGCCACCCAGTACTATCAGCGCTTCGATCGGCTGAACTGGCCCTGTCTG GACTTCCTCCGCTGTGTCAGTGCCATCATCATCTTCCTGGTGGTCTCCTTTGCGGCTGTGACCTCCCGGGATGGAGCTGCCATTGCTGCTTTT GTTTTTGGCATCATCCTGGTTTCCGTCTTTGCCTATGATGCCTTCAAGATCTACCGGACTGAGATGGCACCCAGGACCACCCAGG ATGACCAGCAGTGA
- the CMTM5 gene encoding CKLF-like MARVEL transmembrane domain-containing protein 5 isoform X2 yields MLSARDRRDRPPEEGAAAVLQGFAVDKTFLSSLKGILLETELALTFIIFICFTASISAYMAAALLEFFITLAFLFLYATQYYQRFDRLNWPCLDFLRCVSAIIIFLVVSFAAVTSRDGAAIAAFVFGIILVSVFAYDAFKIYRTEMAPRTTQGWQE; encoded by the exons ATGCTCAGTGCTCGGGATCGCCGGGACCGGCCCCCCGAAGAGGGGGCAGCTGCAGTGCTCCAGGGCTTCGCCGTGGATAAgaccttcctctcctccctcaaagGCATCTTGCTGGAAACTGAGCTG GCCCTGACCTTCATCATCTTCATCTGCTTCACGGCCTCCATCTCCGCCTACATGGCTGCAGCACTACTCGAGTTCTTCATCACGCTCGCTTTCCTCTTCCTCTACGCCACCCAGTACTATCAGCGCTTCGATCGGCTGAACTGGCCCTGTCTG GACTTCCTCCGCTGTGTCAGTGCCATCATCATCTTCCTGGTGGTCTCCTTTGCGGCTGTGACCTCCCGGGATGGAGCTGCCATTGCTGCTTTT GTTTTTGGCATCATCCTGGTTTCCGTCTTTGCCTATGATGCCTTCAAGATCTACCGGACTGAGATGGCACCCAGGACCACCCAGG GTTGGCAAGAATGA
- the MYH6 gene encoding myosin-6 codes for MTDAQMADFGAAAQYLRKSEKERLEAQTRPFDIRTECFVPDDKEEFVKAKILSREGGKVTAETENGKTVTVKEDQVLQQNPPKFDKIEDMAMLTFLHEPAVLFNLKERYAAWMIYTYSGLFCVTVNPYKWLPVYNAEVVAAYRGKKRSEAPPHIFSISDNAYQYMLTDRENQSILITGESGAGKTVNTKRVIQYFASIAAIGDRGKKDNANANKGTLEDQIIQANPALEAFGNAKTVRNDNSSRFGKFIRIHFGATGKLASADIETYLLEKSRVIFQLKAERNYHIFYQILSNKKPELLDMLLVTNNPYDYAFVSQGEVSVASIDDSEELVATDSAFDVLGFTPEEKAGAYKLTGAIMHYGNMKFKQKQREEQAEPDGTEDADKSAYLMGLNSADLLKGLCHPRVKVGNEYVTKGQSVQQVYYSIGALAKAVYEKMFNWMVTRINATLETKQPRQYFIGVLDIAGFEIFDFNSFEQLCINFTNEKLQQFFNHHMFVLEQEEYKKEGIEWEFIDFGMDLQACIDLIEKPMGIMSILEEECMFPKATDMTFKAKLYDNHLGKSNNFQKPRNVKGKQEAHFSLIHYAGTVDYNILGWLEKNKDPLNETVVGLYQKSSLKLMATLFSSYASADVGDSSKGKGGKKKGSSFQTVSALHRENLNKLMTNLRTTHPHFVRCIIPNERKAPGVMDNPLVMHQLRCNGVLEGIRICRKGFPNRILYGDFRQRYRILNPTAIPEGQFIDSRKGAEKLLGSLDIDHNQYKFGHTKVFFKAGLLGLLEEMRDERLSRIITRIQAQARGQLMRIEFKKIVERRDALLVIQWNIRAFMGVKNWPWMKLYFKIKPLLKSAETEKEMATMKEEFGRIKEALEKSEARRKELEEKMVSLLQEKNDLQLQVQAEQDNLNDAEERCDQLIKNKIQLEAKVKEMTERLEDEEEMNAELTAKKRKLEDECSELKKDIDDLELTLAKVEKEKHATENKVKNLTEEMAGLDEIIAKLTKEKKALQEAHQQALDDLQAEEDKANTLTKSKVKLEQQVDDLEGSLEQEKKVRMDLERAKRKLEGDLKLTQESIMDLENDKQQLEEKLKKKEFDINQQNSKIEDEQALALQLQKKLKENQARIEELEEELEAERTARAKVEKLRSDLSRELEEISERLEEAGGATSVQIEMNKKREAEFQKMRRDLEEATLQHEATAAALRKKHADSVAELGEQIDNLQRVKQKLEKEKSEFKLELDDVTSNMEQIIKAKANLEKVSRTLEDQANEYRAKLEETQRSLNDLTTQRAKLQTENGELSRQLDEKEALISQLTRGKLSYTQQLEDLKRQLEEEGKAKNALAHALQSARHDCDLLREQYEEETEAKAELQRVLSKANSEVAQWRTKYETDAIQRTEELEEAKKKLAQRLQDAEEAVEAVNAKCSSLEKTKHRLQNEIEDLMVDVERSNAAAAALDKKQRNFDKILAEWKQKYEESQSELESSQKEARSLSTELFKLKNAYEESLEHLETFKRENKNLQEEISDLTEQLGEGGKNAHELEKVRKQLEVEKLELQSALEEAEASLEHEEGKILRAQLEFNQIKAEIERKLAEKDEEMEQAKRNHLRVVDSLQTSLDAETRSRNEALRVKKKMEGDLNEMEIQLSQANRTASEAQKHLKIAQAHLKDTQIQLDDAVRANDDLKENIAIVERRNNLLQAELEELRAVVEQTERSRKLAEQELIETSERVQLLHSQNTSLINQKKKMESDLSQLHTEVEEAVQECRNAEEKAKKAITDAAMMAEELKKEQDTSAHLERMKKNMEQTIKDLQHRLDEAEQIALKGGKKQLQKLEARVRELENELEAEQKRNAESVKGMRKSERRIKELTYQTEEDKKNLLRLQDLVDKLQLKVKAYKRQAEEAEEQANTNLSKFRKVQHELDEAEERADIAESQVNKLRAKSRDIGAKQKLHDEE; via the exons ATGACTGATGCCCAGATGGCTGATTTTGGGGCAGCAGCCCAGTACCTCCGCAAATCGGAGAAGGAGCGTCTGGAGGCCCAGACCCGGCCCTTCGATATCCGTACTGAGTGCTTTGTGCCCGACGACAAGGAGGAGTTTGTGAAGGCCAAGATCCTGTCCCGGGAAGGGGGCAAGGTCACTGCTGAGACAGAAAATGGCAAG ACGGTGACCGTGAAGGAGGACCAGGTGTTGCAGCAGAACCCACCCAAGTTTGACAAGATCGAGGACATGGCCATGCTGACCTTCCTGCACGAGCCCGCTGTGCTCTTCAATCTCAAGGAGCGCTATGCAGCCTGGATGATCTAC ACCTACTCTGGCCTCTTCTGTGTCACCGTCAATCCCTACAAGTGGCTGCCTGTGTACAATGCGGAGGTGGTGGCTGCCTACCGGGGCAAGAAGAGGAGTGAGGCACCACCCCACATCTTCTCCATCTCTGACAATGCCTACCAGTACATGCTGACAG atAGGGAGAACCAGTCCATCCTCATCAC TGGAGAATCCGGTGCAGGGAAGACTGTGAACACAAAACGTGTCATCCAGTACTTTGCCAGCATTGCGGCCATAGGTGACCGTGGCAAGAAGGACAATGCCAATGCCAACAAG GGCACCCTGGAAGACCAGATCATCCAGGCCAACCCCGCCCTGGAGGCCTTTGGCAATGCCAAGACGGTTCGGAATGACAACTCCTCCCGATTC GGGAAATTCATCAGGATCCACTTTGGAGCCACTGGAAAGTTGGCTTCTGCAGACATAGAGACCT ATCTCCTGGAGAAGTCTCGGGTGATCTTCCAGCTGAAGGCTGAGAGAAACTACCACATCTTCTACCAGATCCTGTCCAACAAGAAGCCAGAGTTGCTGG ATATGCTGCTGGTCACCAACAACCCCTACGACTACGCCTTCGTGTCTCAGGGAGAGGTGTCCGTGGCCTCCATCGATGACTCCGAGGAGCTCGTGGCCACGGAT AGTGCCTTTGATGTGTTGGGCTTCACTCCTGAGGAGAAAGCCGGCGCCTACAAGCTTACAGGTGCCATCATGCACTACGGCAACATGAAGTTCAAGCAGAAGCAGCGGGAGGAGCAGGCCGAGCCAGATGGCACTGAAG ATGCCGACAAGTCTGCCTACCTCATGGGGCTGAACTCAGCTGACCTGCTCAAGGGGCTGTGCCACCCTCGGGTGAAAGTGGGCAATGAGTACGTCACCAAGGGGCAGAGCGTCCAGCAGGTGTACTATTCCATTGGGGCGCTGGCCAAGGCAGTGTACGAGAAGATGTTCAACTGGATGGTGACACGGATCAATGCCACCCTGGAGACCAAGCAGCCACGCCAATACTTCATAGGGGTCCTGGACATCGCCGGCTTCGAGATCTTCGAT TTCAACAGCTTTGAGCAGCTGTGCATCAACTTCACCAACGAGAAGCTGCAGCAGTTCTTCAACCACCACATGTTCGTGCTGGAGCAGGAGGAGTACAAGAAGGAAGGCATCGAGTGGGAGTTCATCGACTTTGGCATGGACCTGCAAGCCTGCATCGACCTCATCGAGAAG CCCATGGGCATCATGTCTATCCTGGAGGAGGAGTGCATGTTCCCCAAGGCCACTGACATGACCTTCAAGGCCAAGCTGTATGACAACCACCTGGGCAAGTCCAACAATTTCCAGAAGCCACGCAATGTCAAGGGGAAGCAGGAAGCTCACTTCTCCCTGATCCACTATGCTGGCACCGTGGACTACAACATCCTGGGCTGGCTGGAGAAGAACAAAGACCCACTCAATGAGACAGTGGTGGGCTTGTACCAGAAGTCCTCCCTCAAGCTCATGGCCACACTCTTCTCCTCATATGCTTCTGCTGATGTTG GGGACAGCAGTAAAggcaaaggagggaagaaaaaaggctcATCCTTTCAGACAGTGTCAGCCCTCCACCGG GAGAATCTGAATAAGCTTATGACCAACCTGAGGACCACCCACCCTCACTTTGTGCGCTGCATCATCCCCAATGAAAGGAAGGCTCCGG GGGTGATGGACAACCCCCTGGTCATGCACCAGCTGCGCTGTAACGGTGTACTGGAGGGCATCCGCATCTGCAGGAAGGGCTTCCCCAACCGCATCCTCTATGGAGATTTCCGGCAGAG GTATCGCATCCTGAACCCAACGGCCATCCCTGAGGGCCAATTCATTgacagcaggaaaggggcagagaagctGCTGGGTTCCCTGGACATTGACCACAACCAGTACAAGTTCGGCCACACCAAG GTGTTCTTCAAGGCGGGTCTGCTGGGTCTGCTGGAGGAGATGCGGGATGAGAGGCTGAGCCGCATCATCACCCGTATCCAAGCACAAGCCCGGGGCCAGCTCATGCGCATTGAGTTCAAGAAGATCGTGGAACGCAG GGATGCCCTATTGGTAATCCAGTGGAACATTCGGGCCTTCATGGGGGTCAAGAACTGGCCCTGGATGAAGCTCTACTTCAAGATCAAGCCACTGCTGAAGAgcgcagagacagagaaggagatggCCACCATGAAGGAGGAGTTTGGGCGCATCAAAGAGGCGCTGGAGAAGTCAGAGGCTCGCCGCAAGGAGCTAGAGGAGAAGATGGTGTCCCTGCTGCAGGAGAAGAATGACCTCCAGCTCCAAGTGCAGGCG GAACAAGATAACCTCAATGATGCAGAGGAGCGCTGTGACCAGCTGATCAAGAACAAGATCCAGCTGGAGGCCAAGGTGAAGGAGATGACAGAGAGGCTGGAGGACGAGGAGGAGATGAATGCAGAGCTCACTGCCAAGAAGCGCAAGCTGGAAGATGAGTGCTCTGAGCTCAAGAAGGACATTGATGACCTGGAGCTGACACTGGCCAaggtggagaaggagaagcaTGCAACAGAGAACAAG GTGAAGAACCTGACAGAGGAGATGGCTGGACTAGATGAAATCATCGCCAAGCTGACCAAGGAAAAGAAGGCTCTGCAGGAGGCCCACCAGCAAGCCCTAGATGACCTTCAGGCTGAGGAGGACAAGGCCAACACACTGACTAAGTCTAAGGTCAAACTGGAGCAGCAGGTGGATGAT CTGGAGGGATCCCTGGAGCAGGAGAAGAAGGTTCGTATGGACCTGGAGCGAGCAAAGCGGAAGCTGGAGGGTGACCTGAAGCTGACCCAGGAAAGCATCATGGACCTGGAGAATGACAAGCAGCAGCTTGAAGAAAAACTCAAGAA gaAGGAGTTTGACATTAATCAGCAGAACAGTAAGATTGAGGATGAGCAGGCACTGGCCCTTCAGCTGcagaagaaactgaaggaaaaccAG GCTCGCAtcgaggagctggaggaggagctggaggccGAGCGCACCGCCAGGGCCAAGGTGGAGAAGCTGCGCTCAGACCTGTCCCGGGAGCTGGAGGAGATCAGCGAGCGGCTGGAAGAGGCTGGCGGGGCCACGTCTGTGCAGATCGAGATGAACAAGAAGCGCGAGGCTGAGTTCCAGAAGATGAGGCGGGACCTGGAGGAGGCCACGCTGCAGCACGAGGCCACGGCGGCGGCCCTGCGCAAGAAGCACGCTGACAGCGTGGCCGAGCTGGGCGAGCAGATCGACAACCTGCAGCGTGTGaagcagaagctggagaaggagaagagcgAGTTCAAGCTGGAGCTGGATGATGTCACCTCCAACATGGAGCAGATCATCAAGGCCAAG GCAAACCTGGAGAAGGTGTCCCGGACACTGGAGGACCAGGCCAATGAGTACCGTGCAAAGCTGGAAGAGACCCAACGCTCCCTCAATGACCTCACCACCCAGCGAGCTAAGCTGCAGACTGAAAACG GGGAGCTGTCTCGGCAGCTGGATGAGAAGGAGGCACTGATCTCCCAGCTGACCCGAGGCAAGCTCTCCTACACCCAGCAGCTGGAGGACCTCAAgaggcagctggaggaggagggcaag gcaaAGAACGCCCTGGCCCATGCACTGCAGTCAGCCCGACATGACTGTGACCTGCTGCGGGAGCAGTAcgaggaggagacagaggccaaGGCTGAGTTGCAGCGTGTCCTGTCCAAGGCCAACTCAGAGGTGGCCCAGTGGAGGACCAAGTACGAGACAGATGCCATCCAGAGGACTGAAGAGCTCGAAGAGGCCAA GAAGAAGCTGGCCCAGCGGCTGCAGGACGCAGAGGAGGCCGTGGAGGCCGTCAACGCCAAGTGCTCATCCCTGGAGAAGACCAAGCACCGGCTGCAGAATGAGATCGAGGACCTGATGGTGGATGTGGAGCGCTCCAATGCAGCCGCCGCAGCCCTGGACAAGAAGCAGAGGAATTTTGACAAG ATCCTGGCCGAGTGGAAGCAGAAGTATGAGGAGTCGCAGTCAGAGCTGGAGTCCTCGCAGAAGGAGGCGCGCtccctcagcacagagctcttcAAGCTCAAGAATGCCTACGAGGAGTCCCTGGAGCACCTGGAGACCTTCAAGCGGGAGAACAAAAACCTTCAGG AGGAGATCTCTGACCTGACTGAGCagctgggagaaggagggaagaatgcACATGAGCTGGAGAAGGTCCGCAAGCAGCTAGAAGTGGAGAAGTTGGAGCTGCAGTCGGCCCTGGAGGAGGCAGAA gcCTCCCTGGAGCATGAGGAGGGCAAGATCCTCCGGGCCCAGCTGGAGTTCAACCAGATCAAGGCAGAGATCGAGCGGAAGCTGGCAGAGAAGGACGAGGAGATGGAGCAGGCCAAGCGCAACCACCTGCGGGTGGTGGACTCGCTGCAGACCTCCCTGGATGCAGAGACACGCAGCCGCAACGAGGCCCTGCGGGTGAAGAAGAAGATGGAGGGCGACCTCAATGAGATGGAGATCCAGCTGAGCCAGGCCAACAGGACAGCCTCAGAGGCCCAGAAGCACCTGAAGATTGCCCAGGCCCATCTGAAG GACACCCAGATCCAGCTGGACGATGCAGTCCGTGCCAACGACGACCTGAAGGAGAACATCGCCATCGTGGAGCGGCGTAACAACCTGCTGCAGGCTGAGCTGGAGGAGCTGCGGGCCGTGGTGGAGCAGACGGAGCGGTCTCGGAAGCTGGCAGAGCAGGAGCTGATCGAGACCAGCGAGCGGGTGCAGCTGCTGCACTCCCAG AACACCAGCCtcatcaaccaaaagaaaaagatggagtcAGACCTGTCCCAGCTTCATACTGAAGTGGAGGAGGCCGTGCAGGAGTGCAGGAACGCCGAGGAGAAGGCCAAGAAGGCCATCACGGAT GCTGCCATGATGGCAGAGGAGCTGAAGAAGGAGCAGGACACCAGCGCCCACCTGGAGCGCATGAAGAAGAACATGGAGCAGACCATCAAGGACCTGCAGCACAGGCTGGATGAGGCCGAGCAGATCGCCCTCAAGGGTGGCAAGAAGCAGCTGCAGAAGCTGGAGGCCCGGGTGCGGGAGCTGGAGAATGAGCTGGAGGCCGAGCAGAAGCGCAACGCGGAGTCGGTCAAGGGCATGAGGAAGAGTGAGCGCCGCATCAAGGAGCTGACCTACCAG ACGGAGGAGGACAAGAAGAACCTGCTGCGGCTGCAGGACCTGGTTGACAAGCTGCAACTGAAGGTCAAGGCCTACAAGCGCCAGGCAGAGGAGGCA gaggAGCAGGCCAATACCAACCTGTCCAAGTTCCGCAAGGTGCAGCACGAGCTGGATGAGGCAGAGGAGCGGGCGGACATCGCCGAGTCCCAGGTCAACAAGCTGCGGGCCAAGAGCCGCGACATCGGCGCCAAG cAAAAACTGCATGATGAGGAGTGA